One window of Mediterraneibacter gnavus ATCC 29149 genomic DNA carries:
- a CDS encoding nucleoside deaminase, with the protein MYQSHEFYLRRAIEISKEAREAGNTPFGALLVNKEGEIIMEQGNIEITEKICTGHAEATLAARASHEYSREFLWDCTLYTTAEPCAMCAGAIYWANIGRVVYGMTERRLLELTGSNEQNPTFDLPCRDVFAKGQKAIEVVGPVEAVEVEAAKVHEGYWD; encoded by the coding sequence ATGTATCAGAGTCACGAATTTTATTTGAGAAGAGCGATTGAAATTTCAAAAGAGGCAAGAGAAGCAGGAAATACTCCGTTTGGAGCCCTTCTGGTCAACAAAGAGGGAGAGATCATTATGGAGCAGGGAAATATTGAGATCACAGAGAAAATCTGTACAGGGCACGCGGAAGCGACACTTGCAGCAAGAGCATCTCATGAATATTCCAGAGAGTTTTTGTGGGATTGTACATTATATACGACTGCAGAGCCATGTGCGATGTGTGCAGGGGCTATTTATTGGGCGAATATCGGAAGAGTTGTATACGGAATGACAGAGAGACGACTGTTGGAGCTGACAGGAAGTAATGAGCAGAACCCGACTTTTGATCTTCCATGCAGAGATGTATTTGCAAAAGGGCAGAAAGCAATTGAAGTAGTAGGACCGGTAGAGGCCGTTGAAGTAGAAGCAGCAAAGGTGCATGAGGGATATTGGGATTAA
- a CDS encoding carbon starvation protein A, whose product MISFFLCLLLLIGGYFVYGKIVENTFAPDDRETPAVKINDGVDYVVMPQWKLFLVQLLNIAGLGPIFGAMQGALWGPIVFLWITFGTIFAGGVHDYFSGMLSERNNGTSISEVCGIYLGNAMKNVMRVFSVVLLVMVGTVFAVGPAGLIVTLFKEGGIGGILASTEFWLWIILAYYFIATFISIDKIIGRIYPVFGICLIIMAVGVIIGIFTHSEFVIPEIWNNFSSMHPDGAPIWSVMFITVACGAISGFHSTQSPLMARCMKSERQGHFVFYGAMVAEGVIALIWAAAGCALYEVTGGLSTGLSAILANGQSAAIYDVCSKTMGGIGVALAMIGVIVCPITSGDTAFRSARLVLADWFKIEQSKYSKRLLLCVPLLGAGAIIGHLDYTIVWRYFSWTNQTLAMIVLWTASMYLFREKKNYWLTAVPATFMSAVSMTYFFYAKECLGLGTAVAYPAGIILAAGFLAIFLYATRKPAKAAK is encoded by the coding sequence ATGATTAGTTTCTTTCTATGTCTGCTTCTGTTGATCGGAGGCTATTTTGTCTACGGGAAGATCGTAGAAAACACATTTGCACCGGATGACAGGGAGACGCCTGCTGTCAAAATCAATGACGGTGTGGATTACGTGGTAATGCCGCAGTGGAAGCTCTTTTTAGTGCAGCTTTTAAACATTGCAGGCCTGGGACCGATTTTTGGTGCCATGCAGGGAGCCCTGTGGGGACCGATCGTATTTTTATGGATCACATTTGGTACGATTTTTGCAGGCGGTGTCCATGATTACTTTTCAGGTATGCTTTCTGAAAGAAATAATGGTACATCAATTTCAGAGGTTTGTGGTATTTACCTTGGAAATGCAATGAAAAATGTGATGCGTGTATTCAGTGTGGTTCTGCTGGTTATGGTAGGAACTGTGTTTGCAGTCGGACCTGCAGGTCTGATCGTGACATTGTTCAAGGAGGGCGGAATCGGCGGAATTCTTGCCAGTACAGAATTCTGGCTCTGGATCATTCTGGCATACTATTTTATCGCAACATTTATTTCTATTGATAAGATCATCGGACGGATTTACCCGGTATTCGGAATCTGCCTGATCATCATGGCGGTAGGAGTTATCATTGGAATCTTTACACATTCCGAGTTTGTGATCCCGGAAATCTGGAATAACTTCTCCAGTATGCATCCGGACGGTGCGCCGATCTGGAGCGTTATGTTTATCACAGTTGCCTGCGGAGCGATTTCCGGATTCCATTCTACACAGTCACCGCTGATGGCACGTTGTATGAAATCAGAGCGTCAGGGACATTTTGTATTTTATGGAGCTATGGTGGCGGAAGGTGTGATCGCACTGATCTGGGCTGCTGCAGGATGCGCATTGTATGAAGTGACAGGCGGTCTGAGTACAGGATTAAGCGCGATTCTTGCAAATGGCCAGTCAGCAGCGATTTATGATGTCTGCTCAAAGACAATGGGAGGAATCGGAGTTGCACTGGCGATGATCGGTGTTATCGTATGCCCGATCACATCCGGAGATACGGCATTTAGAAGTGCAAGACTGGTATTGGCGGACTGGTTTAAGATCGAGCAGTCCAAATACAGCAAACGTTTGTTGCTTTGTGTTCCGTTGTTAGGTGCAGGTGCTATTATCGGACATCTGGATTATACGATCGTCTGGAGATATTTCAGCTGGACCAACCAGACACTGGCAATGATCGTTCTCTGGACAGCAAGTATGTATCTGTTCCGTGAGAAGAAGAATTACTGGCTGACAGCAGTTCCGGCTACCTTTATGAGTGCAGTCTCCATGACATATTTCTTCTATGCGAAAGAATGTCTGGGACTGGGAACAGCTGTTGCGTATCCGGCAGGTATCATTCTGGCAGCAGGATTCCTTGCCATTTTCCTGTATGCAACGAGAAAACCTGCGAAAGCAGCAAAATAA
- a CDS encoding heavy metal translocating P-type ATPase, producing the protein MKQYNVNGMSCAACSTRVEKAVSKVEGVTSCSVSLLTNSMGVEGDAKEADILAAVEKAGYSASVKGENTAKPAEHAEEEFLKDKETPVLKKRLILSFCFLVSLMYLSMGHMMWNWPLPGILAENHVAMGILQLLLTGCVMIINQKFFVSGFQSLLHGAPNMDTLVALGAGASFGYSTYALFAMTDAQMRQDMAGVMTYMHEFYFESAAMILTLITVGKMLEARSKGKTTDALKGLMRLAPKTAVVIRNGQEQTVSIEQVRKGDVFVVRPGEHIPVDGIVLEGSSAIDESALTGESIPVDKKAGDIVSAATLNQSGYIRCEASRVGEDTTLSQIIQMVSDAAATKAPIAKVADKVSGVFVPIVIVIAVITIAVWMLAGESVGFALARGIAVLVISCPCALGLATPVAIMVGSGKGAKNGVMFKTAVSLEETGKVQIVALDKTGTITSGEPKVTDVIPDSKIAREELLEIAYALEKKSEHPLAKAILSYAKEQKVPDGIEVSEFQAVPGNGLSGLNDGENLTGGNLNFIRQHAEVSENVEAEARKLADQGKTPLFFARNGRFLGMIAVADVIKEDSPQAVQELQNMGIRVVMLTGDNEQTARAIGAQAGVDEVIAGVLPEGKEEVIRRLKNQGKVAMVGDGINDAPALTRADMGIAIGAGTDIAIDAADVVLMKSRLTDVPAAIRLSRATLRNIHENLFWAFIYNVIGIPLAAGIWYPLFGWKLNPMFGAAAMSLSSVCVVTNALRLNWFRMKDATRDRKIKTRKKQEEMTMEKTMKIEGMMCGHCEASVKKALEALAEVEAAEVSHEKGTAVVTLRSEVSDEVLKKAVEEKDYTVVEIR; encoded by the coding sequence GTGAAGCAATACAATGTGAACGGAATGAGCTGTGCGGCATGCAGTACAAGAGTGGAAAAGGCAGTTTCCAAAGTTGAGGGAGTGACTTCGTGTTCAGTCAGTCTTCTGACGAATTCCATGGGCGTGGAGGGAGATGCGAAAGAAGCAGACATTCTTGCAGCAGTGGAAAAAGCGGGATATTCAGCTTCTGTAAAGGGAGAGAATACCGCAAAGCCGGCAGAACATGCAGAAGAGGAATTTCTGAAAGATAAAGAGACTCCGGTCTTAAAAAAGCGGCTGATCTTATCGTTTTGTTTCCTTGTGTCGCTGATGTATCTTTCGATGGGACATATGATGTGGAACTGGCCGCTTCCCGGGATTCTGGCAGAGAATCATGTGGCAATGGGAATTTTACAGCTCTTGCTGACAGGATGTGTGATGATCATCAATCAGAAGTTTTTTGTCAGTGGATTTCAAAGTCTGCTGCACGGCGCGCCTAATATGGATACGCTGGTAGCACTTGGAGCAGGCGCTTCATTTGGCTACAGCACCTATGCATTGTTTGCCATGACAGATGCACAGATGCGTCAGGATATGGCAGGCGTGATGACTTATATGCATGAGTTTTATTTCGAATCTGCAGCGATGATTCTGACATTGATCACTGTCGGTAAGATGCTGGAGGCACGTTCCAAAGGAAAGACTACAGATGCCTTAAAAGGCCTGATGCGCCTGGCGCCAAAGACGGCGGTTGTGATCCGGAACGGGCAGGAACAGACAGTTTCCATCGAGCAGGTGAGAAAAGGGGATGTGTTTGTGGTTCGCCCGGGTGAGCATATACCCGTGGATGGTATTGTGCTGGAAGGAAGCAGTGCGATTGATGAATCGGCGCTTACAGGAGAAAGTATTCCGGTAGACAAAAAAGCAGGAGACATTGTTTCTGCTGCGACACTCAATCAGTCGGGGTATATCCGTTGTGAGGCATCCCGTGTGGGAGAGGACACGACACTGTCCCAGATTATCCAGATGGTCAGTGATGCAGCAGCAACCAAGGCGCCGATTGCAAAAGTTGCAGACAAAGTATCCGGAGTCTTTGTTCCGATTGTAATCGTGATTGCGGTCATTACCATTGCCGTATGGATGCTGGCAGGAGAGAGTGTGGGATTTGCGCTTGCAAGAGGAATTGCTGTTCTGGTGATTAGCTGTCCATGTGCGCTTGGTCTTGCCACTCCGGTAGCGATCATGGTCGGAAGCGGAAAAGGTGCAAAAAACGGTGTTATGTTTAAAACAGCGGTTTCTCTGGAAGAGACCGGAAAAGTTCAGATCGTGGCGCTGGATAAGACAGGAACGATTACCAGCGGGGAACCGAAAGTGACAGATGTTATTCCGGATAGTAAAATTGCAAGAGAAGAACTGCTGGAGATTGCGTATGCTCTGGAAAAGAAAAGTGAGCATCCGCTGGCAAAAGCAATTTTATCCTATGCAAAGGAGCAGAAAGTGCCAGATGGCATCGAAGTGAGTGAATTTCAGGCAGTGCCGGGAAATGGACTTTCCGGGCTGAATGATGGAGAGAATCTGACCGGAGGAAATTTGAACTTTATCCGCCAGCATGCTGAAGTATCAGAAAATGTGGAGGCAGAGGCGAGAAAACTGGCAGATCAGGGAAAGACCCCGTTATTCTTTGCCAGAAACGGAAGATTTCTGGGGATGATCGCAGTTGCAGATGTGATCAAAGAAGACAGTCCCCAGGCAGTGCAGGAACTGCAGAATATGGGAATCCGGGTGGTCATGCTTACAGGTGACAATGAACAGACAGCCCGTGCCATCGGAGCGCAGGCTGGAGTGGACGAAGTTATCGCAGGGGTACTGCCGGAAGGAAAAGAAGAAGTGATCCGCAGACTGAAGAATCAGGGAAAAGTAGCCATGGTCGGAGACGGTATCAATGATGCTCCTGCACTGACAAGAGCAGATATGGGAATTGCGATCGGAGCAGGAACAGATATTGCGATAGATGCTGCAGATGTGGTATTGATGAAGAGCAGACTTACGGATGTTCCGGCAGCGATTCGACTGAGTCGTGCGACACTTCGCAACATTCATGAGAATTTATTCTGGGCATTTATTTATAATGTCATCGGAATCCCGCTGGCAGCCGGAATCTGGTATCCATTGTTTGGATGGAAATTAAATCCTATGTTCGGAGCGGCGGCAATGAGTTTGTCCAGCGTTTGTGTTGTTACCAATGCACTTCGTCTCAACTGGTTCCGTATGAAGGACGCCACAAGAGATCGAAAAATAAAAACAAGAAAGAAACAGGAGGAAATGACAATGGAAAAAACAATGAAAATTGAAGGAATGATGTGTGGACACTGCGAGGCGTCTGTAAAGAAAGCACTGGAGGCACTTGCAGAGGTGGAAGCGGCAGAAGTAAGCCATGAGAAAGGCACAGCGGTTGTGACACTGCGCTCGGAGGTTTCTGATGAAGTACTGAAAAAGGCAGTGGAAGAGAAAGATTATACCGTTGTGGAAATCCGGTAG
- a CDS encoding GntR family transcriptional regulator, giving the protein MSTQKLRVKSLSGQAKEAILQYIEEMDLKTDNKLPREEALAEMLGVSRITIRQALNDLAAEGIIFRRQGRGTFVNVDSLNIKVTFSPCMELTQMIKKSGYAPSVRLLNIQKVKREEEICSLLQMQPDEQLVVAEKLFLADDKICAFCRDYFGMNLIGGEEAFDMFSKYEDSIYKYIYELSGEKAQWDKVEIDTVNPAEIAGLKKYVSVKELGLSPYLYLKTLNYSEKDKPLVYANEYFNTEIIKFNLIRQKNIQY; this is encoded by the coding sequence TTGAGTACGCAGAAATTACGTGTAAAATCCTTGTCCGGACAGGCAAAGGAGGCCATTCTTCAATATATAGAAGAGATGGATCTAAAAACAGACAATAAGCTTCCAAGAGAAGAGGCACTTGCCGAGATGCTTGGAGTGAGCCGGATCACAATCCGTCAGGCATTGAATGATCTTGCGGCAGAGGGGATTATTTTCCGCAGACAGGGAAGGGGTACATTTGTCAATGTGGATTCTCTCAATATCAAGGTCACGTTCAGTCCCTGTATGGAATTGACGCAGATGATCAAAAAGAGCGGGTATGCTCCTTCCGTCAGACTTTTAAATATTCAAAAAGTAAAACGGGAGGAAGAAATCTGTTCTCTTCTTCAGATGCAGCCGGACGAACAGCTGGTAGTGGCAGAAAAGCTGTTTCTGGCAGATGATAAGATCTGTGCATTCTGCAGAGATTATTTCGGAATGAATCTGATCGGCGGGGAAGAGGCATTTGATATGTTTTCAAAGTATGAAGATTCGATTTACAAATATATTTATGAATTGTCCGGGGAAAAGGCGCAATGGGATAAAGTTGAGATCGATACAGTGAATCCGGCAGAAATTGCAGGATTAAAAAAATATGTATCTGTGAAAGAACTGGGTTTAAGTCCATATCTTTACCTGAAGACATTAAATTACAGTGAGAAAGATAAACCACTGGTCTATGCGAATGAATATTTTAACACGGAAATCATCAAATTTAATCTGATCCGTCAAAAGAATATACAATATTGA
- a CDS encoding DUF6320 domain-containing protein produces the protein MQKKKRSQWRKLDNAAQAFPAATGKKDTRVFRLYCELKEDVIEEVLQKAVECTLEKYPLYCSVLRKGLFWFYMEQRNLKPKVKAEDRPPCSGLYVPDQKSFLFEVSYYKKKINLEVFHCLTDGTGALNFLKELVRNYLMICYPQVEFPPVSEEEISTASDHEEDSFSQYYSKSDYGSVKKSRPAFQLKGERLEQEEMSVLEVVLSAKEVYRKAKSYGVSVTVFLSAALLCAIHEEMPRSQMKKPVTLMVPVNLRNYFPSYSMTNFFGWIEAGQVFEENTRFEEVLQNLQHVFRTELVKERIADNMNRLVRLEKNPLLRAVPLEIKNLFLLAGTTLGGRSISAIYSNIGKIQLPDVFETYVDSFGFFTSTDKLQMCSCSYGDKMRVGITSKILSHNIQRNFLRILKEEGIHVTEQENDFPGYQEKKLGLMQKSMQIFTFLCIAAVVISWVVNLMLPSGFLWAGFVSGGVLCTWLFVMVGYKKRRNLLKNGMWQLLLISAAGLLWDVFTGWHGWAVDFVLPLASLVILAAMTVVARVCRLEENEYLFYLVQIGAFGCIPGILLAAGAVRIRYPSLLCTGISILLLAGIVVFRGKSFVREIKKKFRV, from the coding sequence ATGCAGAAAAAGAAACGTTCACAGTGGAGAAAGCTGGATAATGCAGCACAGGCATTTCCGGCAGCAACCGGGAAGAAAGATACCAGGGTATTCCGGCTGTATTGTGAACTGAAAGAGGATGTCATAGAGGAAGTTCTGCAAAAAGCAGTGGAATGTACGCTGGAAAAGTATCCGCTGTATTGTTCGGTTCTCAGGAAAGGGCTGTTCTGGTTCTATATGGAGCAGCGGAATTTAAAACCAAAAGTCAAGGCAGAAGATCGGCCGCCCTGCAGCGGACTGTATGTGCCTGATCAGAAAAGCTTTCTGTTTGAGGTTTCTTATTATAAAAAGAAAATAAATCTGGAAGTGTTTCATTGTCTGACTGATGGGACGGGAGCGCTGAATTTTTTAAAAGAACTGGTGCGGAATTACCTGATGATTTGCTATCCACAGGTGGAGTTTCCGCCTGTTTCAGAAGAAGAGATTTCCACAGCCAGTGATCACGAAGAAGACAGCTTTTCGCAGTATTATTCAAAATCAGATTATGGCAGTGTCAAAAAGAGCAGACCTGCATTCCAGCTGAAGGGGGAAAGGCTGGAGCAGGAGGAGATGTCTGTTTTAGAGGTGGTTCTTTCCGCGAAAGAAGTATACAGAAAGGCAAAATCATACGGGGTGTCAGTCACGGTATTTCTCTCTGCCGCACTGCTTTGTGCGATTCACGAGGAGATGCCGAGAAGTCAGATGAAAAAGCCGGTCACTCTGATGGTGCCGGTGAATCTGAGAAATTATTTTCCCTCCTATTCCATGACGAACTTTTTTGGTTGGATTGAAGCTGGTCAGGTGTTTGAAGAAAATACGAGATTTGAGGAAGTTTTGCAGAATCTGCAGCATGTCTTTCGAACAGAACTTGTAAAAGAGCGGATTGCAGACAATATGAACCGGCTTGTCCGTCTGGAAAAAAATCCTCTGCTTCGGGCCGTGCCTCTGGAGATTAAAAACCTGTTTTTGCTGGCTGGAACGACGCTTGGCGGGAGAAGTATTTCCGCGATTTATTCCAATATCGGAAAAATCCAGCTTCCGGATGTGTTTGAGACCTATGTGGATTCGTTTGGATTTTTTACAAGTACGGACAAACTGCAGATGTGCTCCTGCTCTTACGGGGATAAAATGAGAGTAGGGATCACCTCGAAAATACTGAGTCATAATATCCAGCGGAATTTTCTGCGGATCTTAAAAGAGGAAGGGATTCACGTTACAGAACAAGAGAATGACTTCCCCGGATATCAGGAAAAGAAGCTGGGACTGATGCAGAAGAGTATGCAGATTTTTACGTTTTTGTGTATTGCTGCGGTTGTGATCAGCTGGGTGGTCAATCTGATGCTTCCTTCCGGATTTTTGTGGGCAGGCTTTGTGAGCGGGGGAGTACTTTGTACCTGGCTGTTTGTAATGGTAGGCTATAAAAAGCGCAGGAACCTTCTGAAAAATGGAATGTGGCAGCTTCTGCTCATATCGGCAGCGGGGCTTTTGTGGGACGTTTTTACCGGATGGCATGGATGGGCAGTGGATTTTGTACTCCCGCTTGCATCGCTGGTCATTCTTGCAGCAATGACAGTGGTCGCAAGGGTGTGCAGGCTGGAGGAAAACGAATACTTGTTTTATCTTGTTCAGATCGGCGCCTTTGGATGTATTCCGGGAATTCTTCTGGCAGCAGGGGCAGTCCGGATCCGGTATCCGTCTTTACTTTGTACAGGAATCAGCATTCTGTTGCTGGCCGGAATCGTAGTTTTTCGTGGAAAATCGTTCGTTCGGGAAATTAAGAAAAAATTCCGGGTTTGA
- a CDS encoding metal-sensing transcriptional repressor: MEEKRECCHTTKTKERTEKEYKDLIHRLNRIEGQVRGIKKMVESDTYCTDILIQVSAVNAALNSFSKVLLGNHIRTCVAEDIRQGKEETVEELVATLQKLMK; encoded by the coding sequence ATGGAAGAAAAAAGAGAGTGCTGTCATACAACAAAGACAAAAGAACGCACAGAAAAAGAATATAAAGATTTGATCCATCGTCTGAACAGGATTGAAGGTCAGGTGCGGGGAATCAAAAAAATGGTAGAAAGTGATACGTATTGTACGGACATTCTGATCCAGGTCTCAGCAGTTAATGCGGCGTTGAACAGCTTTAGTAAAGTGCTGCTTGGCAATCATATCCGGACCTGTGTGGCAGAGGATATCCGTCAGGGAAAAGAAGAGACAGTGGAAGAGTTAGTAGCAACGCTTCAAAAACTGATGAAGTAA
- a CDS encoding uracil-xanthine permease family protein codes for MKAEYFDEKVGWTKTLLIGFQHVLTMCPGTIAVPLILAGALGLGEKETAFLVAANFFTSGIAILIQVIGIGKLAGSKYPIILGSSFAPLSPMILIGKEYGMQTLFGAVIASGAIIFILSFFMDQILKLFPQVVVGTFVTLIGITLAPTALRDLAGGEGSESFGSVENLILGTAVLIFIILVEKYAKGIWKSMSLLLGIVAGTIVGCGLHMVDFTSIAQAEVFQPVKPFYYGMPEFKIWPIFIMSIFCIINMIQCIGVFSVMDEIVGIQTDNKTKERGIRGQAAAQMVTGMFNSVPSTMFNENVSLIGLTKVKSRSVVAAAGIMIILAGIFPKISAVFTAVPKSVLGGATLALFGVITSSGISILSKLDFSKDNNFKIVGTSIAIGVGAAFASDVFVNIPNALQMVLSNGLFMVSISAIFLNLILNGKKAFS; via the coding sequence ATGAAAGCGGAATATTTTGATGAAAAAGTAGGATGGACAAAGACGCTGCTGATCGGATTTCAGCATGTCCTTACCATGTGTCCGGGAACAATCGCGGTTCCCTTGATTTTAGCAGGAGCCCTGGGATTGGGGGAAAAAGAAACTGCATTTTTAGTAGCAGCCAATTTTTTTACAAGTGGAATTGCCATTCTGATTCAGGTAATCGGAATCGGAAAACTGGCAGGATCCAAATATCCCATTATTTTGGGTTCTTCCTTTGCACCTCTAAGCCCTATGATCCTGATCGGAAAAGAATACGGGATGCAGACACTCTTTGGCGCAGTGATCGCATCCGGTGCGATAATTTTTATCCTGTCTTTTTTTATGGATCAGATTTTAAAACTTTTCCCTCAGGTTGTAGTGGGAACATTTGTAACGTTGATCGGAATTACACTGGCGCCGACTGCACTGCGGGATCTGGCAGGCGGAGAAGGCAGCGAAAGTTTTGGGTCTGTTGAAAATCTGATTCTGGGTACTGCAGTTTTGATCTTTATCATTCTGGTAGAAAAGTATGCAAAAGGAATCTGGAAAAGTATGTCCCTGCTGCTCGGAATCGTGGCGGGAACGATCGTGGGATGTGGTCTGCACATGGTCGATTTTACATCAATCGCGCAGGCAGAAGTATTCCAGCCGGTGAAACCATTTTATTATGGAATGCCGGAGTTTAAAATATGGCCGATTTTTATTATGAGTATTTTCTGCATCATCAACATGATTCAGTGTATCGGAGTCTTTTCCGTAATGGATGAAATTGTTGGAATCCAGACAGACAATAAGACAAAGGAGAGAGGAATCAGAGGTCAGGCAGCAGCACAGATGGTGACTGGTATGTTCAATTCGGTTCCATCTACCATGTTCAATGAAAATGTAAGTCTGATCGGACTGACAAAAGTTAAAAGCAGATCCGTTGTTGCAGCAGCCGGCATTATGATCATTCTGGCAGGAATTTTCCCGAAGATTTCCGCGGTATTTACGGCTGTTCCTAAATCTGTGCTGGGAGGTGCAACACTGGCATTGTTCGGGGTGATCACTTCTTCTGGAATTTCCATTTTATCCAAACTGGATTTTTCAAAAGATAACAATTTCAAGATTGTAGGGACCAGCATTGCGATCGGAGTAGGCGCAGCGTTTGCATCAGATGTTTTTGTGAATATTCCGAATGCATTGCAGATGGTATTAAGCAATGGTCTGTTTATGGTCAGCATCAGCGCGATTTTTCTGAATTTGATCTTGAATGGGAAAAAAGCTTTTTCTTGA
- the aroA gene encoding 3-phosphoshikimate 1-carboxyvinyltransferase — protein MELTSITGLKGEVSIPGDKSISHRSVMFASLANGMTEIHNFLNGADCLATIDCFRKMGIKIEEHQNRILVHGKGLHGLTAPSETLQVKNSGTTTRLLSGILAGQPFSTSLSGDESLNSRPMKRIIEPLTQMGAHISSLHGNGCAPLVIEPGKLHGIHYTSPVASAQVKSCILLAGLYAEGETSVTEPILSRNHTELMLKEFGADIRTVHQLAGSEATSVIQPCQELHGQKITVPGDISSAAYFIAAGLLVPDSEILVKNVGINPTRAGLLKVCEDMGGNITLLNERTEAGEKMADILVRSSQLHGISIHGDIIPTLIDEIPIIAVMAACAEGTTIIRDAQELRVKETDRIETITDNLIAMGCSVLPTEDGMVIKGGEPLKGATIHTLLDHRIAMAFSIAALVADGRTKILDSHCIDVSYPGFYDAFEHLL, from the coding sequence ATGGAATTGACAAGCATTACAGGATTAAAAGGAGAAGTTTCCATTCCGGGAGACAAATCCATTTCTCACCGCAGTGTGATGTTCGCATCTCTCGCCAACGGAATGACAGAGATCCACAACTTCCTAAATGGTGCAGACTGTCTTGCCACCATTGACTGCTTCCGGAAAATGGGGATTAAAATAGAGGAACACCAAAACCGGATTCTGGTACACGGCAAGGGACTGCACGGACTGACTGCGCCTTCGGAAACATTACAGGTAAAAAACAGCGGAACAACTACCCGCCTGCTCTCCGGTATTCTTGCAGGACAGCCATTTTCCACTTCCCTTTCCGGAGACGAGTCACTCAACTCACGTCCCATGAAACGGATCATCGAACCACTGACACAGATGGGCGCTCATATTTCCAGCCTGCACGGCAATGGATGCGCACCGCTGGTCATTGAACCGGGGAAATTGCACGGAATCCACTACACGTCACCGGTTGCTTCTGCTCAGGTAAAATCCTGTATTCTTCTTGCAGGACTTTACGCAGAGGGGGAAACTTCCGTGACAGAACCTATCCTGTCCCGCAATCACACAGAGTTGATGCTCAAAGAATTCGGTGCGGATATCCGGACCGTTCATCAGCTGGCTGGTTCTGAGGCAACGTCCGTGATCCAGCCATGTCAGGAATTACATGGACAGAAGATCACTGTTCCCGGAGATATTTCTTCCGCTGCCTACTTTATCGCAGCAGGACTTTTAGTTCCGGATTCCGAGATTCTGGTCAAAAATGTAGGAATCAACCCGACTCGTGCAGGTCTTTTGAAAGTATGCGAAGATATGGGCGGTAATATCACACTGTTAAATGAACGTACAGAAGCCGGGGAAAAAATGGCCGATATTCTGGTTCGCAGCAGCCAGCTTCATGGAATTTCGATTCACGGTGATATCATTCCCACACTGATCGATGAGATTCCGATCATTGCCGTTATGGCAGCCTGCGCTGAAGGTACGACCATCATCCGCGATGCGCAGGAACTTCGTGTCAAAGAGACGGACCGGATCGAGACGATCACTGACAATCTGATCGCCATGGGATGCAGCGTTCTCCCGACAGAAGATGGAATGGTGATCAAAGGAGGGGAGCCTTTAAAAGGCGCTACCATCCACACACTGCTCGATCACCGGATCGCCATGGCATTCAGTATCGCAGCTCTTGTAGCTGACGGACGCACGAAAATTCTGGACAGCCACTGTATTGACGTTTCCTATCCGGGATTTTATGATGCATTTGAACATCTTTTATAA